Part of the Bradyrhizobium diazoefficiens genome, CTCCTCGCCAAGGCGGAAACCGCGGTGCGGGAATTCGTCACCTCGCTCGGCGCCCAGGAAATCTCCGTCTCGCCGGATATCGGTCGCAAGGCCGTCGAAGCGGCGCAGACCTATAGCCGCCTGGTCGACCATTCCGCACAGCTCAATTTCGGGGACTGCTTCGCGTATGCCTGCGCCAAGGCTTACCGAATCCCGCTCCTCTACAAGGGCAACGACTTCGCACAGACCGATCTCCGATAGTGACGGGCTTCTTTGCCGGAAAGAGGCGGGGGCGGTTGGAGTTGGGACGATCAAACCTTAAACACTGCGTGGGGACGCCGATCTTCCCGGATGAGCGGCGCACCGCTCCCGCTCACGAATTCAGGTTCTGCCGCGGCGCAAACTCGGGCGAAGCGCGCACTTTGCTCATCACCTCGCTCATCGCCATTCGGAGTTCGTCCTGGGCGTCATTCAGTCCGACATTGCCGGTATAGGCCGCGAGCGCCGCGAATTTCAGTGCGGCTAACATGGCGGCTTCACTGCCGAGCTCCCGCGAGACCTGATTCGCCGCATGCTTTTCCAGCACAGAAAGAGCCGATTGGGTGAATGTTTGCCCAAGCTCGTCGATCAGATCGTCGAACGCAGCAAGCTCAAGATCGTCTTCCGAGCGGCTCGGCCGCGGCACAGGCGGGGCGTTTCGCACGGCCAGCGTCACTTCCCCAACCATCTCGTCCACCAGGCCGACGATTTCGCCGGCGCGCGCGTCGAGCTCGTCCCATGGGATACACCGGGTTCCGAGGCCCTCCTGCGCGCGATGCTCCGCCGGAGTCCGCGCCGCGATCCTGGCATTAATCGTGAGGCCTGAGCGATCATCGCCAAAGATCGTCATGATCCGCACACGAGCCGGACGGTCACTGAGACTGCGCAATTCCTCGGCCCGTTCGAGGGCCGCCGCGATTGCGCCGCCGACTGATGTCGTCTCTCTGGTCAAACCGCCCTCTCCCATCCCTGCCCGAAAACCGTAGCCGAGTCGGCTCCGACAACGGAGTCATTCCTGCCGTTTCGGGTCATTTCGGCCGCCGGGCCAATGAGGCGCGTAATTCGGCGCTGGCCTGGAAGGTGCCGGTTTGCGCGGGCTTCCCCGGCTCCAATCCGGCGGGACCGCCCGGGGGCGGCGGGGTTGGCTTCGACCCGTCGAGCTTGGCGCGCAGCAAGGCCATGATCATCGGCCAGACGGAGAATTTCCCGCCCTTGGCGCGGTCAGTCAGGCTTCGCAGATAGCCGCCGGCGCTGTTGATCTGATCCGCCTTCTGGTAGATCGCCGCCAGCGTAATCGCGGCCTGCTGGTCGCCGAGCACCTCCTGGGCCTCACGCCAGGCGCTCGGGCTGATCCCGAGCATCGGCCGGGCAAGCTCCGCTGCGGCCAGCAGATCCTTCCACTGACGGATTTCGCCGCCTTTGATCAGCCAGGGCATGTTGGGGCAGGCATCCAGCACAATTCCCAAGGG contains:
- a CDS encoding type II toxin-antitoxin system VapC family toxin, which encodes MFLDASAIVAMLGGEPDGPELAGRLNGSKTGFFVSPLVMFEASASLATKLARETGLPRDAALLAKAETAVREFVTSLGAQEISVSPDIGRKAVEAAQTYSRLVDHSAQLNFGDCFAYACAKAYRIPLLYKGNDFAQTDLR